From Amycolatopsis sp. cg9, one genomic window encodes:
- the hisS gene encoding histidine--tRNA ligase: MPEYLPTAPYKGTRDFLPAEMSVRTQVFGHLYDVLERRGFLRYDGPILESAEIYERKSGQEIADKQLYTLTDKGGRRLALRPEMTPSVARMIAGSAKSLSFPVRWYSHPNCHRYEAPQRGRVREHWQINADIFGSDSANCEIEIFELVHDLMAALGATPDMFVLRVNDRNLLTSALTDVAGVSEDHLAQVFALVDRWEKYPREKLAESAGEIGLSDKQFEKLAETLDMGEALLDELPAEVREQSNLVKVLNSGAKDLVKYEPMIVRGLAYYTSTVFEVFDTSPENRRALFGGGRYSDLASMFTPQQIPGIGFGMGDVTLIDFLATHGLTPAPRSEVDVMVIPVTEDLADEARTVARALRAAGLRTSTPIEHRKLGKELTRADKAGAVAVVIVGQEDWAAGNVTVRSLATREQNPVAIADAPAAVQALLA; this comes from the coding sequence GTGCCTGAATACCTGCCGACCGCGCCCTACAAGGGGACCCGGGACTTCCTGCCCGCCGAAATGTCCGTGCGGACCCAGGTGTTCGGTCATCTCTACGACGTCCTCGAGCGCCGCGGCTTCCTCCGCTACGACGGGCCGATCCTCGAGTCGGCCGAGATCTACGAGCGGAAGTCCGGGCAGGAGATCGCGGACAAGCAGCTCTACACCCTCACCGACAAGGGCGGGCGGCGGCTGGCGCTGCGGCCCGAGATGACGCCGTCGGTGGCGCGGATGATCGCCGGGAGCGCCAAGTCCCTCTCCTTCCCGGTGCGCTGGTACAGCCACCCGAACTGCCACCGGTACGAGGCGCCGCAGCGCGGGCGGGTGCGGGAGCACTGGCAGATCAACGCCGACATCTTCGGGTCGGACAGCGCCAACTGCGAGATCGAGATCTTCGAGCTGGTGCACGACCTGATGGCCGCGCTCGGGGCGACGCCGGACATGTTCGTGCTGCGCGTCAACGACCGGAACCTGCTGACGTCGGCGCTCACCGACGTCGCCGGGGTGTCCGAGGACCACCTGGCGCAGGTGTTCGCGCTGGTCGACCGGTGGGAGAAGTACCCGCGCGAGAAGCTCGCCGAGAGCGCCGGCGAGATCGGGTTGTCGGACAAGCAGTTCGAGAAGCTGGCCGAGACGCTCGACATGGGCGAGGCGCTGCTCGACGAGCTGCCCGCCGAAGTGCGGGAGCAGTCGAACCTCGTCAAGGTGCTCAACAGCGGCGCCAAGGACCTGGTGAAGTACGAGCCGATGATCGTGCGCGGGCTGGCGTACTACACGTCGACCGTGTTCGAGGTCTTCGACACCTCGCCGGAAAACCGCCGCGCGCTGTTCGGCGGCGGCCGGTACAGCGACCTCGCGTCGATGTTCACGCCGCAGCAGATCCCGGGCATCGGCTTCGGCATGGGCGACGTCACGCTGATCGACTTCCTCGCCACCCACGGCCTGACCCCGGCGCCGCGCAGCGAGGTCGACGTCATGGTCATCCCGGTGACGGAAGACCTCGCGGACGAGGCCAGGACGGTCGCGCGGGCGCTGCGCGCGGCGGGTCTGCGGACGTCGACGCCGATCGAGCACCGCAAGCTCGGCAAGGAGCTGACCCGCGCGGACAAGGCGGGCGCGGTCGCGGTCGTGATCGTCGGCCAGGAGGACTGGGCGGCCGGCAACGTGACGGTCCGCAGCCTGGCCACGCGCGAGCAGAACCCGGTCGCGATCGCGGACGCCCCCGCGGCGGTCCAGGCGCTGCTGGCCTGA
- a CDS encoding amidohydrolase family protein codes for MDTLITAGRVLPRPSAPVRDGAVLVRDGVIVAAGPRADVVAQAAPDAVRHDFPTGTALAGLFNVHVHLAFDASREVLAHFSADGFPVEDARSRLTSMLRSGVTTVRDLGDRGHLGAAVRRSFPDSVAAPRLLVSGPPITVPDGHCHFFGGAVASDSAIRELIDENAAAGADVIKVMASGGQLTEGGADMWESQFDARRLSVIVSHAASHGLPVAAHAHGADAISAAVSAGVSTVEHCSFLTGPRTFDRRDSVAARMAAEGISACSTSSRNWRVIVEKLGEATAEAMYGRLPWLEEHGVRLLAGTDAGLPGSVFDDPVGALELYEWLGFPRRRILEIATEDSAAGLGLSAVTGRLEAGLAGDVLVVEGDPLASLAALRNPLLVLARGRAA; via the coding sequence GTGGACACGCTGATCACGGCCGGCCGGGTCCTGCCCCGGCCGTCGGCCCCGGTGCGCGACGGCGCCGTCCTGGTCCGCGACGGCGTGATCGTGGCGGCGGGCCCGCGGGCCGACGTCGTCGCGCAGGCGGCGCCGGACGCCGTCCGGCACGACTTCCCCACCGGGACCGCGCTGGCCGGGCTGTTCAACGTCCACGTGCACCTGGCCTTCGACGCGTCCCGGGAGGTGCTGGCGCACTTTTCCGCCGATGGTTTTCCCGTCGAGGACGCGCGCTCGCGGCTGACGTCGATGCTGCGCAGCGGCGTGACGACGGTCCGGGACCTCGGCGACCGCGGTCACCTGGGCGCGGCGGTCCGCCGGTCGTTCCCGGACTCGGTGGCGGCCCCGCGCCTGCTGGTGTCGGGCCCGCCGATCACGGTGCCGGACGGCCATTGCCACTTCTTCGGCGGCGCGGTCGCGTCGGACTCCGCGATCCGCGAGCTGATCGACGAGAACGCGGCGGCGGGCGCGGACGTGATCAAGGTGATGGCCAGCGGCGGCCAGCTCACCGAGGGCGGCGCCGACATGTGGGAGTCGCAGTTCGACGCCCGCCGGCTGTCGGTGATCGTCTCCCACGCGGCTTCGCACGGCCTCCCGGTGGCGGCGCACGCCCACGGCGCCGACGCGATTTCGGCGGCGGTGTCGGCCGGGGTGTCGACGGTGGAGCACTGCAGCTTCCTGACCGGCCCGCGGACCTTCGACCGACGGGACTCGGTGGCGGCGCGGATGGCCGCCGAGGGGATTTCGGCGTGCTCGACCAGCAGCCGGAACTGGCGGGTGATCGTCGAGAAGCTGGGCGAGGCCACGGCGGAGGCGATGTACGGGCGGTTGCCGTGGCTGGAGGAGCACGGGGTCCGGTTGCTGGCCGGGACGGACGCGGGGCTGCCGGGATCGGTGTTCGACGATCCGGTCGGGGCGCTGGAGCTGTACGAGTGGCTCGGGTTCCCGCGGCGGCGGATCCTGGAGATCGCGACCGAGGACAGCGCGGCCGGGCTCGGGCTGTCGGCGGTGACCGGCCGGCTCGAGGCCGGGCTGGCGGGTGACGTGCTCGTCGTCGAAGGGGATCCGCTGGCGTCGCTCGCCGCGCTCCGCAACCCGCTGCTCGTGCTGGCTCGGGGGCGCGCCGCGTAG
- a CDS encoding MAB_1171c family putative transporter, producing the protein MVLFAAALAWRIYQVQRAPTVPNWAVTACVAGFATAFLLQQTTISDEVDALLGRGAARVANNALLACGICALVIFFLGSTLGPRRYRRVTAELVPLLAAIALMIVAMAVTPPELRGLPLGPSTVHDSGVALFYLGAGLYLIYGLIACSAWIVRYLRVADRNLRIGLKLSAIGMAGAAAGSIFRALYIVVAWAFGPVVKVLLLLGVPFVIIGGMLFLAGMTYPGVRARLSALRRRRQHRREHQTLAPLWTLLVRAFPSIVLRTPPRRDRFSPRGIHRVHYRRVIEIRDGLVQLSPYLAADFGEVVATDPGAAAAALKAALERHAAGEETDGRAKQVLPALADDIESDVRPLLALSAALDS; encoded by the coding sequence ATGGTGCTGTTCGCCGCCGCGCTCGCGTGGCGGATCTACCAGGTGCAGCGCGCGCCGACGGTGCCGAACTGGGCCGTCACGGCGTGCGTGGCCGGGTTCGCCACGGCGTTCCTGCTGCAGCAGACGACGATCTCCGACGAAGTGGACGCGCTCCTCGGCCGCGGCGCGGCCCGGGTGGCGAACAACGCGCTGCTGGCGTGCGGTATCTGCGCGCTGGTGATCTTCTTCCTCGGCTCCACGCTGGGCCCCCGCCGGTACCGCCGGGTGACGGCCGAGCTGGTGCCGCTGCTGGCGGCGATCGCGCTGATGATCGTCGCGATGGCCGTGACGCCGCCGGAGCTGCGCGGCCTCCCGCTGGGGCCGTCGACGGTCCACGACAGTGGGGTCGCCCTCTTCTACCTCGGTGCCGGGCTGTACCTGATCTACGGCCTGATCGCGTGCTCGGCGTGGATCGTGCGGTACCTGCGGGTGGCCGACCGGAACCTGCGGATCGGCCTCAAGCTGAGCGCGATCGGCATGGCCGGCGCGGCGGCCGGCAGCATCTTCCGCGCGCTGTACATCGTGGTGGCGTGGGCGTTCGGGCCGGTGGTGAAGGTCCTGCTGCTGCTCGGCGTGCCGTTCGTGATCATCGGCGGGATGCTGTTCCTGGCCGGCATGACCTACCCCGGCGTGCGAGCGCGGCTTTCGGCGTTGCGGCGCCGCCGCCAGCACCGGCGCGAGCACCAGACCCTCGCTCCACTGTGGACGCTCCTGGTCCGCGCGTTCCCCAGCATCGTGCTACGGACCCCGCCGCGCCGCGACCGGTTCTCGCCGCGTGGCATCCACCGCGTGCACTACCGGCGGGTGATCGAGATCCGGGACGGGCTGGTCCAGCTGTCGCCGTACCTGGCGGCGGACTTCGGCGAGGTCGTGGCCACCGACCCGGGCGCCGCGGCGGCCGCGCTGAAGGCGGCGCTGGAGCGGCACGCGGCGGGCGAGGAGACCGACGGCCGCGCCAAGCAGGTCCTGCCCGCGCTCGCGGACGACATCGAATCCGACGTCCGGCCGCTGCTCGCGCTGTCGGCCGCGCTGGATTCCTGA
- a CDS encoding XRE family transcriptional regulator, whose amino-acid sequence MARERTFAERLSALIEAARLDGRAPHSYREISAAVERAGGPAMSPAYLQQLATGKRVNPKIHYVEALARLFGVPVTYFFDEEAAAPPAGEAQLMAMRAQELSPQGRRQVMDLLDLVERYERAEREGRNPEDAAR is encoded by the coding sequence ATGGCACGGGAACGCACCTTCGCGGAACGGCTGAGTGCCCTGATCGAGGCGGCCCGGCTGGACGGCCGCGCGCCGCACAGCTACCGGGAGATCTCCGCGGCCGTCGAGCGCGCGGGCGGGCCGGCGATGTCGCCCGCCTACCTGCAGCAGCTGGCGACCGGGAAGCGGGTCAACCCGAAGATCCACTACGTCGAGGCGCTGGCGCGGCTGTTCGGCGTGCCGGTGACGTACTTCTTCGACGAAGAGGCGGCCGCGCCGCCGGCGGGCGAGGCCCAGCTGATGGCGATGCGGGCGCAGGAGCTGTCGCCGCAGGGCCGCCGTCAGGTGATGGACCTCCTCGACCTCGTCGAACGCTACGAGCGGGCCGAACGCGAAGGCCGGAATCCGGAGGACGCGGCGCGATGA
- a CDS encoding flavodoxin family protein: MPRLLIVHHTPSPSTQALFEAVLAGATHPDVEGVEVVRRAALAATVPDVLEADGYLLGTPANLGSMSGALKHFFDTVYYPCLDATRGRPFGYWIHGGSDTSGTERQLRSITTGLAWSQAAEPVISTGEPDKKTLEACAELGGTLAATLLG; encoded by the coding sequence ATGCCGCGGCTGCTGATCGTGCACCACACGCCGTCGCCGTCGACGCAGGCGCTGTTCGAGGCCGTGCTCGCGGGCGCGACGCACCCGGACGTCGAAGGGGTGGAGGTCGTCCGCCGCGCGGCGCTGGCGGCGACCGTCCCCGACGTCCTCGAGGCGGACGGCTACCTGCTGGGCACGCCGGCGAACCTGGGCAGCATGAGCGGCGCGCTGAAGCACTTCTTCGACACCGTCTACTACCCCTGCCTGGACGCGACGCGGGGCCGCCCGTTCGGGTACTGGATCCACGGCGGGAGCGACACGTCGGGGACGGAACGCCAGCTGCGCTCCATCACCACGGGCCTGGCGTGGAGCCAGGCGGCGGAACCGGTGATCAGCACGGGCGAACCGGACAAAAAGACTCTTGAAGCGTGCGCGGAACTGGGCGGCACGCTGGCCGCGACCCTGCTGGGCTGA
- a CDS encoding phospho-sugar mutase: MTVNSTLRDAAFRWIADDPDDASRAELQAVLAKAMGGDADAAAELADRMAGPLEFGTAGLRGPVRAGPNGMNVAVVTRTTAGVADWLKAQGHAGALVVVGRDARHGSEAFATAAAEVLAAAGFDVKVFPRPLPTPVLAFAVGRLGAVAGIQITASHNPPADNGYKLYDATGGQIVPPSDGEIERAIQAAPAAVSVERADGAEVVDLVDRYLDEVATLPLGAGRAVRVAATALHGVGAETLRAAFERAGFTDLHLVTAQSTPDPDFPTVSFPNPEEPGATDLLLALASDVDADLAIALDPDADRCALGVRERDGSWRMLRGDETGVLLGSYVLSTVDRTQLPDPLVATTIVSSSLLGEIAKAEGARYAETLTGFKWLVRAGEGLVFAYEEALGLCVNPGFVRDKDGIAAATLAAGLAAQLKAQGRTPLDVLDELAQRHGVHLTDQVSLRVTDLAVRGQLMAKVRKAPPSRLGGTEVGLEDLLPDADVVRLAGDGVRVVIRPSGTEPKLKAYLQVVAPVTGSLADARGAARERLAAVRADVEELLA, from the coding sequence GTGACAGTGAATTCCACCCTGCGTGACGCCGCCTTCCGCTGGATCGCCGACGACCCGGACGACGCCTCGCGCGCCGAGCTGCAGGCCGTCCTCGCGAAGGCGATGGGCGGCGACGCCGACGCCGCCGCCGAGCTGGCCGACCGGATGGCCGGGCCGCTCGAGTTCGGCACCGCCGGCCTGCGCGGCCCGGTGCGCGCCGGGCCGAACGGGATGAACGTCGCCGTCGTCACCCGCACGACGGCCGGGGTGGCCGACTGGCTGAAGGCGCAGGGGCACGCGGGCGCGCTGGTCGTCGTCGGCCGCGACGCGCGGCACGGCTCGGAGGCGTTCGCGACCGCGGCCGCGGAGGTGCTCGCCGCGGCGGGTTTCGACGTCAAGGTGTTCCCCCGCCCGCTGCCGACGCCGGTGCTCGCGTTCGCCGTCGGGCGGCTCGGCGCGGTGGCCGGGATCCAGATCACCGCGTCGCACAATCCCCCGGCGGACAACGGGTACAAGCTCTACGACGCCACCGGCGGCCAGATCGTGCCGCCGTCCGACGGCGAGATCGAGCGCGCCATCCAGGCCGCGCCCGCCGCGGTGAGCGTGGAGCGGGCCGACGGCGCCGAGGTCGTCGACCTCGTCGACCGGTACCTCGACGAGGTCGCGACGCTGCCGCTCGGCGCGGGGCGCGCGGTGCGGGTGGCCGCGACGGCGTTGCACGGCGTCGGCGCCGAGACGCTGCGCGCGGCGTTCGAGCGGGCCGGGTTCACCGACCTGCACCTGGTGACCGCGCAGTCCACCCCGGACCCGGACTTCCCGACGGTGTCGTTCCCGAACCCGGAAGAACCGGGCGCGACGGACCTGCTGCTGGCGCTGGCGTCCGATGTGGACGCCGACCTGGCGATCGCGCTCGACCCGGACGCCGACCGCTGCGCACTCGGCGTGCGCGAGCGCGACGGGTCGTGGCGGATGCTGCGCGGCGACGAAACCGGCGTCCTGCTCGGCTCGTACGTCCTGTCCACAGTGGACCGCACGCAGCTGCCGGACCCGCTGGTGGCCACGACGATCGTGTCGTCGTCGCTCCTCGGCGAGATCGCGAAGGCCGAGGGCGCCCGCTACGCCGAGACGCTGACCGGCTTCAAGTGGCTGGTGCGCGCCGGCGAAGGACTCGTGTTCGCCTACGAAGAGGCGCTCGGCCTGTGCGTGAACCCGGGTTTCGTGCGCGACAAGGACGGCATCGCCGCCGCGACCCTGGCCGCCGGGCTCGCCGCGCAGCTCAAGGCGCAGGGCCGCACGCCGCTGGACGTGCTCGACGAACTGGCGCAGCGCCACGGCGTCCACCTGACCGACCAGGTTTCGCTGCGCGTCACCGACCTCGCCGTCCGCGGGCAGCTGATGGCGAAGGTGCGGAAGGCGCCGCCGTCGCGGCTCGGCGGCACCGAGGTCGGTCTCGAGGACCTGCTGCCGGACGCGGACGTCGTGCGCCTGGCCGGCGACGGCGTGCGCGTGGTGATCCGGCCGTCCGGGACCGAGCCCAAGCTGAAGGCGTACCTGCAGGTGGTGGCCCCGGTCACCGGCTCGCTCGCGGACGCGCGCGGGGCGGCGCGAGAGCGGCTGGCGGCGGTGCGGGCCGACGTCGAGGAGCTGCTCGCCTGA
- a CDS encoding glycosyltransferase has protein sequence MRLLFTSLGSFGHTFPLVPLAVAARDAGHDVVFATSEDFLPQLTKAGLETAAAGLAIADAFGQAFAESGPPGPRRPPGEIPPEVLGPIVAKVFGEVMPERFVADLLPLFEHVRPDLVVSEAGNSGGAFAALKAGIPVVAHGFGRVSSEDPMVTRIRDAIRAHAATLGIEVGEDLAFAGPFIDICPESVQEPGFLARATRVPLRPVGWSEPGDLPAGVLDKRRPLVYLTLGTAMGHAGVLGAAIAGLSGLDVDVLVATGPTVDPAVLGEVPENVRLEAWVPQSELLPHVDLVVHHGGSGTTLGAFGAGLPQLLLPQGADQFSNADAVVAAGVGARLLAAEVTADAVASQARRLLTDTAVADATRALAAEVAAMPSPTDVAAHLPTFT, from the coding sequence GTGCGCTTGCTCTTCACCTCACTGGGGTCCTTCGGTCACACGTTCCCGCTGGTGCCGCTGGCGGTCGCCGCGCGCGACGCGGGCCACGACGTCGTCTTCGCCACTTCGGAAGACTTCCTGCCGCAGCTGACGAAAGCCGGGCTGGAGACGGCCGCCGCCGGGCTCGCGATCGCGGACGCGTTCGGGCAGGCCTTCGCCGAGTCCGGGCCGCCCGGTCCGCGGCGGCCGCCCGGCGAGATCCCGCCCGAGGTGCTCGGGCCGATCGTGGCGAAGGTGTTCGGCGAGGTCATGCCGGAGCGGTTCGTCGCCGACCTGCTGCCGCTGTTCGAGCACGTCCGGCCGGACCTGGTGGTGAGCGAAGCCGGCAACTCCGGCGGCGCGTTCGCCGCGCTGAAGGCCGGGATCCCGGTGGTGGCGCACGGGTTCGGCCGCGTGTCGAGCGAAGACCCGATGGTCACGCGGATCCGCGACGCGATCCGCGCGCACGCCGCGACGCTCGGGATCGAGGTCGGGGAGGACCTGGCGTTCGCCGGCCCGTTCATCGACATCTGCCCGGAGTCGGTGCAGGAGCCGGGGTTCCTGGCGCGCGCGACGCGCGTCCCGTTGCGGCCGGTCGGCTGGAGCGAGCCGGGCGACCTGCCCGCGGGTGTGCTGGACAAGCGGCGGCCGCTGGTCTACCTGACCCTCGGCACGGCGATGGGCCACGCGGGCGTGCTGGGCGCGGCGATCGCCGGTCTGTCCGGTTTGGACGTCGACGTCCTGGTTGCCACCGGCCCGACGGTCGACCCGGCGGTGCTCGGCGAAGTCCCGGAGAACGTCCGGCTGGAGGCCTGGGTCCCGCAGTCGGAGCTGCTCCCGCACGTCGACCTGGTGGTCCACCACGGCGGCAGCGGCACGACGCTCGGCGCGTTCGGCGCGGGCCTCCCGCAGCTCCTGCTGCCGCAGGGCGCGGACCAGTTCAGCAACGCGGACGCGGTCGTCGCGGCCGGCGTCGGCGCGCGGCTGCTCGCCGCCGAAGTCACCGCGGACGCCGTCGCGTCCCAGGCCCGCCGCCTGCTCACCGACACCGCAGTCGCCGACGCCACCCGCGCCCTGGCCGCCGAGGTCGCGGCCATGCCGTCCCCCACCGACGTCGCCGCCCACCTCCCCACCTTCACCTGA
- a CDS encoding purine-nucleoside phosphorylase, producing MTEQEAASAIAQRTGVAAHDIAVVLGSGWRPAADVIGECETEIPFAELPGFTTPGAVGHGGTIRSLKIGDKNVLVMLGRTHFYEGKGIDPVVHNVRTAAAAGVRTVLLTNAAGGLREGFQVGQPVLIADHLNLTARSPIVGANFVDLTDLYSARLRKIAREIDPSLEEGVYAGLTGPHFETPAEIRMLRTLGADLVGMSTVLEAIAARAAGVEVFGLSLVTNLAAGMTGEPLNHQEVLEAGRAAATKMGSLLRDLITRA from the coding sequence ATGACTGAACAAGAGGCCGCGAGCGCCATCGCGCAGCGCACCGGCGTGGCCGCGCACGACATCGCGGTGGTCCTGGGATCGGGCTGGCGCCCGGCGGCGGACGTCATCGGGGAGTGCGAGACGGAGATCCCGTTCGCCGAACTGCCCGGCTTCACCACGCCCGGCGCGGTGGGCCACGGCGGCACCATCCGCTCGCTGAAGATCGGCGACAAGAACGTCCTGGTCATGCTGGGGCGGACGCACTTCTACGAGGGCAAGGGCATCGACCCGGTGGTGCACAACGTGCGCACCGCCGCGGCGGCCGGCGTCCGGACGGTGCTGCTGACGAACGCGGCGGGCGGGCTGCGCGAAGGCTTCCAGGTGGGGCAGCCGGTGCTGATCGCCGACCACCTGAACCTGACCGCGCGCTCGCCGATCGTCGGCGCGAACTTCGTCGACCTGACGGACCTGTACTCGGCGCGACTGCGGAAGATCGCGCGCGAGATCGACCCGTCGCTCGAAGAAGGCGTCTACGCGGGACTGACCGGCCCGCACTTCGAAACGCCGGCGGAGATCCGGATGCTGCGCACGCTGGGCGCGGACCTGGTCGGCATGTCGACGGTCCTGGAAGCCATCGCCGCCCGCGCGGCCGGCGTCGAGGTCTTCGGGCTGTCGCTGGTGACGAACCTCGCCGCGGGCATGACCGGCGAACCGCTGAACCACCAGGAAGTCCTGGAAGCGGGCCGCGCCGCGGCCACGAAGATGGGCTCCCTGCTCCGCGACCTCATCACCCGCGCCTGA
- a CDS encoding ABA4-like family protein, giving the protein MTLFDLAFPLAAPFWALLIFAPNWRWTARTMASPWVPLLPLACYFTLVLPHFGEWGRAMLRPDLGVLQTLLATPWGAGLVWAHLIAFDLFIARWMYFEGRERGLSPWLVSPILAVTIFLSPFGLVVFLLARSIRLRSRHD; this is encoded by the coding sequence ATGACCCTCTTCGACCTGGCGTTCCCGCTGGCGGCGCCGTTCTGGGCCCTGCTGATCTTCGCGCCGAACTGGCGGTGGACGGCCCGGACCATGGCGTCGCCGTGGGTGCCGCTGCTGCCGCTGGCCTGCTACTTCACGCTCGTGCTCCCGCACTTCGGCGAGTGGGGCCGGGCGATGCTCCGGCCCGACCTCGGCGTGCTCCAGACCTTGCTCGCCACGCCGTGGGGCGCCGGGCTGGTCTGGGCGCACCTGATCGCGTTCGACCTGTTCATCGCGCGGTGGATGTACTTCGAAGGCCGCGAGCGGGGCCTCTCGCCGTGGCTCGTCAGCCCGATCCTGGCGGTGACGATCTTCCTGTCGCCGTTCGGGCTGGTGGTGTTCCTGCTGGCGAGAAGCATCCGGTTACGCTCCCGGCATGACTGA
- a CDS encoding MerR family transcriptional regulator, producing the protein MAELSAESGVPVATVKYYLREGLLPPGERTSPNQARYSADHVQRLRLIKALTDVGGLPLASVGAVLSAIDDDRTPHETMGVVQLELAGEPPKVSEEAAAWASELLRELAQRYGWKWHGAEDRTVANLIAALATAKELGHEKLAERLDEYFELALRVAELDVEVVTGLTSFDKIIEAGLIATVLGDRIFTGLRHLAQEYVSREVLGRAPS; encoded by the coding sequence ATGGCCGAACTGAGCGCCGAGTCGGGGGTGCCGGTCGCGACCGTCAAGTACTACCTGCGCGAAGGCCTGCTCCCGCCGGGGGAACGCACCAGCCCGAACCAGGCCCGGTACTCCGCGGACCACGTCCAGCGCCTGCGGCTGATCAAGGCGCTCACCGACGTCGGCGGCCTCCCGCTGGCCTCGGTCGGCGCCGTGCTGAGCGCGATCGACGACGACCGCACGCCGCACGAGACGATGGGCGTCGTCCAGCTGGAGCTGGCCGGCGAGCCGCCGAAGGTCTCGGAGGAGGCCGCGGCGTGGGCGTCGGAGCTGCTCCGGGAGCTGGCCCAGCGGTACGGCTGGAAGTGGCACGGCGCGGAGGACCGCACGGTCGCCAACCTGATCGCCGCACTGGCCACGGCTAAGGAACTGGGCCACGAGAAGCTCGCCGAGCGCCTCGACGAGTACTTCGAGCTGGCGCTCCGGGTGGCGGAGCTGGACGTCGAGGTGGTGACCGGGCTGACGTCGTTCGACAAGATCATCGAGGCCGGCCTGATCGCGACCGTCCTGGGCGACCGCATCTTCACCGGCCTGCGGCACCTCGCGCAGGAGTACGTCTCCCGCGAGGTGCTGGGCCGGGCGCCGAGCTGA
- a CDS encoding serine/threonine-protein kinase gives MGTVWSAYDEFLHRQVAVKEMKVPPGIPASQADELRERTLREARAIAVLSHPNVIILHDVAREDDQPFVVMELLPSRSLAHILRDHGPLTVEQAAAVGIAVASALEAAHAAGITHRDVKPGNVLVASDGRIKLTDFGIARNVSEATMTRTGIMLGSPAYIAPEVASGGAVIPAADLWGLGATLFAAVEGAPPYDADGDPLETVGKVVNGKVPKPKAGPLAEVISALMKKEPGDRITLREVRHRLYPLQSKTPLDLFGPELFRTPDGKKTSAQPDATDTQVIKTVLPEKDKDKAEKKAEGSSSELATDPGPLPFLRPPTPAAPNAGPAPTVFVAPPRPARRGSRATAVLVAVAILLFLVAAGGGFALARAVGGQSLLPPAAEPRDPSNGLTDVPPPSLVRQSGDASYATGEGGQFGLDVPQGWQKFVAPHNTTKFGASTAVQYVSPDGRRSIRVERLANYFGKFPDDAEYVAWLKQTYSGDGFELFGPSPDAGGKGTTFTYRTLESGLLPGNGDDGRVTRVTFMNLVQAGDSLWVLSVTAPVEQEDATRRDVFDRVAPTLSVSD, from the coding sequence ATGGGCACCGTGTGGTCGGCCTACGACGAGTTCCTGCACCGGCAGGTGGCCGTCAAGGAGATGAAGGTGCCGCCGGGCATCCCGGCGTCGCAGGCGGACGAGCTGCGGGAGCGCACGCTGCGCGAGGCCCGCGCCATCGCCGTGCTGTCCCACCCGAACGTGATCATCCTGCACGACGTCGCCCGCGAGGACGACCAGCCGTTCGTGGTCATGGAGCTGCTGCCCTCGCGCAGCCTGGCGCACATCCTGCGCGACCACGGGCCGCTGACCGTCGAGCAGGCCGCCGCGGTCGGCATCGCCGTGGCGTCCGCGCTGGAGGCCGCGCACGCCGCCGGGATCACCCACCGCGACGTCAAGCCGGGCAACGTCCTGGTCGCCAGCGACGGCCGGATCAAGCTGACCGACTTCGGCATCGCCCGCAACGTCTCCGAGGCGACCATGACCCGCACCGGGATCATGCTCGGCTCCCCCGCCTACATCGCGCCGGAGGTCGCTTCCGGCGGCGCGGTCATCCCGGCCGCCGACCTCTGGGGCCTCGGCGCCACGCTGTTCGCCGCGGTCGAGGGCGCGCCGCCGTACGACGCCGACGGCGACCCGCTGGAGACCGTCGGCAAGGTCGTCAACGGCAAGGTGCCCAAGCCGAAGGCCGGGCCGCTCGCCGAGGTCATCTCCGCGCTGATGAAGAAGGAGCCCGGCGACCGGATCACCCTGCGCGAGGTCCGGCACCGGCTCTACCCGCTCCAGTCGAAGACGCCGCTCGACCTGTTCGGGCCCGAGCTGTTCCGCACCCCGGACGGCAAGAAGACGTCCGCGCAGCCGGACGCGACCGACACGCAGGTGATCAAGACCGTCCTGCCCGAGAAGGACAAGGACAAGGCCGAGAAGAAGGCCGAGGGGTCGAGCAGCGAGCTCGCCACCGACCCCGGCCCGCTGCCGTTCCTGCGCCCGCCCACCCCGGCCGCCCCGAACGCGGGCCCGGCGCCGACGGTGTTCGTCGCCCCGCCCCGGCCCGCCCGCCGCGGGTCACGGGCCACCGCGGTGCTCGTCGCGGTGGCGATCCTGCTCTTCCTCGTCGCCGCGGGCGGCGGGTTCGCGCTGGCCAGGGCGGTCGGCGGCCAGTCGCTGCTGCCGCCGGCGGCCGAGCCGCGAGACCCCTCGAACGGGCTCACCGACGTCCCGCCGCCGTCGCTGGTCCGCCAGTCCGGCGACGCGAGCTACGCGACCGGCGAGGGCGGCCAGTTCGGCCTCGACGTGCCGCAGGGCTGGCAGAAGTTCGTCGCGCCCCACAACACCACGAAGTTCGGGGCGAGCACCGCCGTCCAGTACGTCTCACCGGACGGCCGCCGCTCGATCCGCGTCGAGCGGCTGGCGAACTACTTCGGCAAGTTCCCGGACGACGCCGAGTACGTCGCCTGGCTGAAGCAGACGTACTCCGGCGACGGGTTCGAGCTGTTCGGCCCCTCCCCCGACGCGGGCGGCAAGGGCACCACGTTCACCTACCGCACGCTGGAGAGCGGGCTGCTGCCGGGCAACGGCGACGACGGCCGCGTCACGCGGGTGACGTTCATGAACCTGGTCCAGGCGGGCGACAGCCTGTGGGTGCTCTCGGTGACGGCGCCGGTCGAGCAGGAGGACGCGACCAGGCGGGACGTCTTCGACCGCGTGGCGCCCACGCTGAGCGTCTCGGACTAG